The Acropora palmata chromosome 10, jaAcrPala1.3, whole genome shotgun sequence genome contains a region encoding:
- the LOC141893577 gene encoding type-2 angiotensin II receptor-like codes for MPVLEGNSSQTNSLTETPKVKALGFPLPLTIAYVTLYILLFSLAFFGNIMALLTCYKKYRSSHSILLCYISSLAAADLLFAILTTFDLAYFFEGDWPGGDVVCKIQGTFIEICYTASILTLMAISNERSRSVASTSLVRNHSTSKRTIFVKVLWIVALIVCTPLFYGYTAPEEKGRHLCVNTNWGDFGRQVYYALHALLIFICPSLFMLWAHVKILRVLSSRIKNSHGVATVESKQHKVTKMLAVVTLVFFFCWTPFIFVRALRYFYVYEGDEVWKLTQLMIFGNSAVNPMLYCFYSFQFRESFKEITRCKFSLELVRQKRRAGSRSSFAMHGMPKGKNTIGEQK; via the coding sequence ATGCCTGTTCTCGAAGGAAACAGTTCACAGACCAACTCTTTGACAGAAACCCCTAAAGTCAAGGCTCTTGGATTCCCGCTACCTTTGACTATTGCTTATGTAACACTGTATATCCTGTTATTCTCGCTGGCGTTCTTTGGCAATATCATGGCACTTCTGACCTGCTACAAGAAATATCGATCTTCACACTCCATTCTACTTTGCTACATATCGAGTCTAGCAGCCGCTGATCTATTGTTCGCCATCCTGACAACTTTCGATTTGGCTTACTTCTTTGAAGGTGATTGGCCTGGAGGCGATGTCGTGTGTAAAATTCAAGGTACATTTATCGAGATTTGTTACACAGCCTCGATATTGACTTTAATGGCAATTAGTAATGAACGCTCGCGTTCCGTTGCATCAACCTCTCTTGTGAGAAATCACAGTACTTCGAAACGAACTATTTTCGTCAAAGTTCTTTGGATTGTTGCCTTGATAGTTTGCACGCCATTGTTCTACGGCTACACGGCCCCAGAGGAAAAGGGCAGACACCTTTGTGTGAACACTAATTGGGGCGACTTTGGGCGACAAGTCTACTACGCTCTTCACGCCTTGCTAATATTTATTTGCCCATCACTCTTCATGCTCTGGGCGCACGTTAAGATTCTACGCGTATTGAGCTCACGTATTAAAAACAGCCATGGCGTAGCCACTGTTGAGAGCAAGCAACACAAAGTCACGAAGATGTTAGCTGTTGTAACTCtcgtatttttcttttgttggacGCCGTTTATCTTTGTGCGCGCTCTTCGTTACTTTTATGTCTATGAAGGTGACGAAGTGTGGAAGTTGACGCAGTTAATGATCTTTGGAAATTCCGCGGTGAATCCGATGTTGTATTGCTTCTACAGTTTTCAGTTTCGGGAGtctttcaaagaaatcacacGGTGTAAATTTTCTTTAGAACTGGTGCGACAAAAAAGGCGAGCCGGCTCACGTTCTTCGTTTGCTATGCACGGTATGCCGAAGGGGAAAAACACAATAGGTGAACAGAAATAG